The bacterium DNA window GGGTATCTTGTTGTCCATAATTTCAAGATAAAAATTATCTTTACCCATTATATCTAAATATTCATTAGCAACTCTTTCTGCTTCTACCCCTTTTCCTTTTAAAAGAAGAGAGTTGACTTCTCCTTTGAGGCATCCACCAAGGGCTATAATCCCTTCGGAATGTTGGGCTAAAATCTCTTTATCTATCCGTTGTTTATAATAAAAACCTTCAGTAAAAGAAAGGGTAGATAGTTTTAAAAGGTTCTGATAACCTTTAAAGTTTTTCGCTAAAAGAGTAATATGGAAAAAAGCGTCCCTTTTACCGCGTGCATCTCTATCAAAGCGGCTTTTGGGCGCAATATACATTTCACACCCGATAATTGGTTTTACTCCGTTTTTTATAGCAGATTCATAAAATTTTATAGCTCCACCCATTGTCCCGTGGTCTGTGATTGCAATAGCTTTCATACCGTATTTACGGGCAAGTTTTGGAACTTCAGAAATTCTGCACATACCGTCAAGAAGACTATGCTCGGTGTGTACGTGCAGATGAACAAAATCTTTCATTTTAACATCCTTTATCAATAATTATTCTTTCTTGTTTACTGCTTTAAGCAATGACTGGTAAATCTTTCCTTCAGTTTTAATAGATGGCGTGACAGCCATTTCCACTGTATGCATTTCTTTTATATTTTTTGTCCCAAGAGAACCCATCGAAAGTTTTAATGCTCCGATAAGGTTCTGAGAACCATCATCTACTTTTGCTGGACCATAAAGAATCTCTTTTAGTGTGCATGAAACACCAACATTAACTCTTGTCCCTCTCGGGAGGTTCTCGTCTGAGGTAGCCATACCCCAATGGTAACCTTTGCCGGGAGATTCAGTTGATTTTACAAAGGCAGAACCAATCATTACAGCATCAGCGCCTGCTGCAAATGCTTTACAGACATCTCCACTACTTACCATTCCACCATCTGTTATCATAGGCACGTATCTACCTGTTTTTTTGTAATAAATATCCCTTGCTGCTGCACAGTCTGCTGTAGAGGTTACCTGAGGAACCCCAAGCCCAAGGACTTGTCTTGTTGTACAAGCCGCCCCTGGCCCTATACCTACAAGTATTCCAGCTACCCCTGTTTCTATAAGTTCCATAGTTACATTAAAAGTGACACAATTACCCACTATTACAGGAATATCGGCTGTTTTACAAAAAGAAGAGATATCAAGCGGTTTATACTTTGAAGAAATATGTTTTGCAGTTGTTACTGTTGATTGCACAACAAATATATCTACCCCTGCTTCTTTAGCTATTCCGAGAAATTTTTCCGCATACTGAGGAATAGAACTGACAGAACAGATTCCACAAGCTTTCTTTATCTGAGTTATTCTTTCCCCAATAAGGTTCTCTTTTATGGGTTCTTTATAGATGCTTTGTATGAGAGATGTTGATTGGTTGTACGGGCTTTTAATAATTTTATCGATAATTTCATAAGGGTCATTGTATCTTGTATATATTCCCATTAGGTTTAATACTGCTAACCCACCCTGATTAGCAAATTCAATTGCAAATTTTGGGTCAACAACTCCATCCATTGCGGCTGCCATAACAGGAATTTTCAGTTGTAGATTGCCTATCTGTGTGGACAAATCTACATCTTCTGGGTTAATCGTCACATTTCCAGGAACAAGTGATATATCATCAAAACCATAACAAGTTCTTGCCTTTCTATTGACACCTATCCACATAGCCATAATTATGTTTCTCCTTTGTTATCTTTTTTTAATGCGTTAATAATTGTAAATACCTTATATATATTTTCTGGTGTTAAATCTTCTGCTCTCTTGTCAAAGAATAAAAGTTCTTCGGTAGAAATGTTTTTGAATACCTCTTTTTTTAAAGAGAATACCTTATTTATTACATTTATAAGTTTTTTGCGTCTCAACATAAAAATATGATGTAAAAAATTCTGAAAAGATTTTTCTTCTTCAATCTGAAATTTTGGTTTTTCAAGAGGTTGAATCTTGACTACTACTGAATTTACTTCTGGTTTTGGAAAGAAAACATCTCTTTTTAAAGAATAACATATTTTTGAGTTGGTGTAAATATAATTAAGAACAGAGAGCTCTCCATAATTTTTACTTCCCCACTTGCTTGTGATTTTTTCTCCAACCTCTTTTTGAACAGTAATTAAAGCAGTACTTATATGGTCACGAAATTGAATAATTTTAAATGATATTTGAGAACTGAGGTAGTAGGGTGTGTTACTTATAAGTTTAACTTTTGGGGGGAGAGTTTGCCACCATTTTTCGTCTGCTTGCAGAAAATCTCCTTCTAATAAATGAAAAGATTTTACGCCTGAAAACCTCTCTTTTAATATACCGCAAAACTGAGGGTCAACTTCAAAGGCGTATACATCTTTAGATTGTTCAATTAACTTCTCTGTAAGAGCGCCTAAACCTGGTCCAATTTCTACAACCGTATCGGTATCTTCTATTTCTGCAAAAGAGATGATTTTATCTCTTGAGTTTCTATCTATCAAAAAGTTCTGCCCAAGATGTTTCTTTACATTTACCTGTCCGCTCTGTATCAGTTTTATAATTTTTTTTACAGTTAAAAATTCCATTTTAAGTCTTTTTTCTTCTTCCTTTAACAAGATATGTAGCAGTTTTATAAGCCTCTATGAAACTGCCAGGATTGGCTTTTTTTGAGTAAGATATATCAAAACCTGTACCGTGTCCTGGGCTAGTTCTAACCATAGGTATACCTGCTGTATAATTTACCAGTTTGTTAAAAAAGAATGTTTTTAAAGGTATAAGAGCTTGGTCGTGATACATTGAAGCAACAAGGTCAACCTTATTTTCAATGATTAACTTAAAAACTGTATCTGAAGGGGTAGGACCTATACATTTTGCAGTTTTTTGAAAAGATTTTATTGCTGGTTTAATGATTTTTTCTTCTTCTTCACCCATTATACCTTCTTCACCAGCGTGAGGGTTAAGGGCAGAAACTGCAATTACAGGGTCCTTTATACCTAAATCTGTTAAAAACTGATACGATGTGTTAAGTTTTTCTGTTATAAGTTGTTTAGTTAAAACTTGCGGTACTTTACTTATAGGAATGTGAGTGGTAATAAGTAGGACCCTTATTTTACCTGCAATCATTATCATTGCATATTTAGAAGCATTCAATTCTGAGGCAAGAAGTTCTGTGTGGCCTGAATAAAAGTTTCCCGCAAGGTGCCAGGCTTTTTTAGAAATAGGCAGAGTAACCAACGCCTCGATATCTCCTTGTTTCCATAGTTGTATAGATTTTTTAATATAAATAAACGAAGCCATACCACACTGTTTTGAATCTTTACCTATAGGAAAAGATTCGTTCAAAATGGTTTTAGTGTCATATATATTAAGGTAATTTTCATCGATATCCACACTTTTTTTAATAGGTTTAATTTTATAATTTAAATCTAAAATTTTTAAATTTTTTGATATAACAGAAATATCGCCTATCAAAAGAGGTAGAAAACCTTTAATTGTTGCTATTTTTGGAAAAGCTTTTAAGAAGATTTCAGGACCGATGCCTGCAGGGTCTCCTAAGGATATACCTATAATATTGTTTTGCATTTATTCATTGTAAATCACGGGTATTGTTGCTTGAAGTTCTTTGATATATTTATCAAGTTGTTGATGAAACTTCTGTTGATAAATTATGTTTCTTGCTTCTGTGTATAATTTTTCAATGTCATTGATATCTTCTTCTTTCTTTTCTTTCACAAATACAACTAAAAACCTTTCATTCAACTTGAAGGGAGAGGTTAAGCCCCCGTTAGGTATCTGTTCAATCGCTTGCAAAACTTCTAAAACA harbors:
- a CDS encoding GuaB3 family IMP dehydrogenase-related protein — protein: MAMWIGVNRKARTCYGFDDISLVPGNVTINPEDVDLSTQIGNLQLKIPVMAAAMDGVVDPKFAIEFANQGGLAVLNLMGIYTRYNDPYEIIDKIIKSPYNQSTSLIQSIYKEPIKENLIGERITQIKKACGICSVSSIPQYAEKFLGIAKEAGVDIFVVQSTVTTAKHISSKYKPLDISSFCKTADIPVIVGNCVTFNVTMELIETGVAGILVGIGPGAACTTRQVLGLGVPQVTSTADCAAARDIYYKKTGRYVPMITDGGMVSSGDVCKAFAAGADAVMIGSAFVKSTESPGKGYHWGMATSDENLPRGTRVNVGVSCTLKEILYGPAKVDDGSQNLIGALKLSMGSLGTKNIKEMHTVEMAVTPSIKTEGKIYQSLLKAVNKKE
- the rsmA gene encoding 16S rRNA (adenine(1518)-N(6)/adenine(1519)-N(6))-dimethyltransferase RsmA, with the translated sequence MEFLTVKKIIKLIQSGQVNVKKHLGQNFLIDRNSRDKIISFAEIEDTDTVVEIGPGLGALTEKLIEQSKDVYAFEVDPQFCGILKERFSGVKSFHLLEGDFLQADEKWWQTLPPKVKLISNTPYYLSSQISFKIIQFRDHISTALITVQKEVGEKITSKWGSKNYGELSVLNYIYTNSKICYSLKRDVFFPKPEVNSVVVKIQPLEKPKFQIEEEKSFQNFLHHIFMLRRKKLINVINKVFSLKKEVFKNISTEELLFFDKRAEDLTPENIYKVFTIINALKKDNKGET
- the pdxA gene encoding 4-hydroxythreonine-4-phosphate dehydrogenase PdxA, producing the protein MQNNIIGISLGDPAGIGPEIFLKAFPKIATIKGFLPLLIGDISVISKNLKILDLNYKIKPIKKSVDIDENYLNIYDTKTILNESFPIGKDSKQCGMASFIYIKKSIQLWKQGDIEALVTLPISKKAWHLAGNFYSGHTELLASELNASKYAMIMIAGKIRVLLITTHIPISKVPQVLTKQLITEKLNTSYQFLTDLGIKDPVIAVSALNPHAGEEGIMGEEEEKIIKPAIKSFQKTAKCIGPTPSDTVFKLIIENKVDLVASMYHDQALIPLKTFFFNKLVNYTAGIPMVRTSPGHGTGFDISYSKKANPGSFIEAYKTATYLVKGRRKKT